The following proteins come from a genomic window of Lytechinus pictus isolate F3 Inbred chromosome 1, Lp3.0, whole genome shotgun sequence:
- the LOC129259696 gene encoding insulin-like growth factor-binding protein complex acid labile subunit: MSKMRIMFNHLCLLFGLVSYLATTPAAATTCGQLCHYVPWARDADCSSRHLRRIPEECVGSKALNLNRNNISEVPSRVFSPFHHLKYLQILGSQVTTVQANSFGGAKRLKSINLMFNVITVLPEHSLNDTDSLRWVYLTGNRIETIESGVFQEVPQIEMLYLDDNQLDHLDEGVFHGLSKLQRLLLAGNRLQEISGSTFRGVAGLKYIDLSRNQLRVLSRDTFQGLRNLKTINVASNGLTSISAGTFSFSELTSLNISSNDLTTLPLEQHELASLDEIDAKGNPWNCDCSLDHFRETLISISNKGVTCKQPSSRADTHIVSYTSLCIASTPLIPDITEKPKKFFQSGQDTDKEGPEVEQVAPSGGFPPEIITLIVVLTIASIALFAIGLFLAVFVFRPVLQRRRNKKREKTKDEKPKPQHV, translated from the exons ATGTCCAAGATGAGAATCATGTTCAACCATCTGTGTCTCCTGTTTGGCCTTGTTTCTTACCTGGCGACTACCCCTGCGGCAGCTACAACTTGTGGTCAGCTGTGTCACTATGTCCCCTGGGCCAGAGATGCAGACTGTTCCAGCAGACACCTGCGTCGTATCCCGGAGGAGTGCGTCGGCTCGAAGGCTCTGAACCTGAACAGGAACAACATTTCGGAGGTTCCTAGCAGAGTTTTCAGTCCTTTCCATCATTTGAAGTATCTCCAGATACTGGGAAGCCAAGTTACAACG GTACAGGCAAACTCTTTCGGCGGAGCTAAACGGCTGAAAAGCATCAATCTCATGTTCAATGTCATCACTGTACTACCAGAACACTCCTTAAATGATACGGATAGCCTGAGATGGGTGTATCTGACAGGTAACCGGATCGAAACAATAGAGTCGGGGGTCTTTCAGGAAGTACCTCAGATTGAGATGCTGTACTTGGATGACAACCAGTTGGATCATCTGGATGAGGGTGTCTTCCATGGTCTATCTAAATTGCAACGACTGCTGCTGGCTGGCAACAGACTACAGGAAATCTCAGGTAGCACATTCAGAGGTGTTGCAGGACTAAAATACATTGACCTCTCAAGGAACCAGCTCCGCGTACTGTCAAGAGACACGTTCCAAGGTCTGAGGAACTTGAAGACGATTAATGTAGCCTCCAACGGTTTGACAAGCATATCTGCAGGTACCTTTTCCTTCAGCGAGCTTACCTCCCTCAACATCTCAAGCAACGATCTGACAACCCTTCCTTTGGAACAGCACGAACTTGCCTCCCTGGACGAGATAGACGCTAAGGGTAATCCTTGGAACTGTGACTGTTCCTTGGACCACTTCCGTGAGACATTGATATCGATTTCTAACAAAGGAGTGACTTGTAAACAGCCTTCATCAAGGGCTGATACACACATTGTCTCTTACACCAGTCTCTGCATCGCTTCTACGCCGCTTATTCCAGACATAACGGAGAAGCCGAAAAAGTTCTTCCAAAGTGGACAAGATACCGATAAGGAGGGTCCAGAAGTAGAACAGGTTGCTCCCTCTGGAGGATTTCCTCCAGAGATCATAACGCTCATTGTTGTATTGACCATTGCCTCCATTGCACTCTTTGCCATCGGTTTGTTCCTTGCCGTATTTGTTTTTCGTCCTGTGCTTCAAAGAAGACGTAACAAGAAACGTGAAAAGACGAAGGATGAAAAACCCAAACCTCAGCATGTGTGA